A DNA window from Balneola sp. contains the following coding sequences:
- a CDS encoding fatty acid hydroxylase, producing MQELVSAVEQTQVLVAFVGLVILFLIESIHPFFDFFKGSFKNRGRHFLANISLGVVNALMNALIFVGLWLWASTWADNHNFGLLNWLESSFPAFAGWPRVVVAVLIFDIWMYAWHRMNHRIPFLWRFHRVHHSDPNMDVSTATRFHTGEILFSSILRIPIIIITGLYLWELLIYGILVAIVVQFHHANINLPGKMDSILRWVIVTPHMHKVHHSRWQPETDSNYSTIFSFWDRIWSTFRLHDPLETIKMGLDEFDSEEDQQVKGMFSMPFREGKKEE from the coding sequence ATGCAAGAATTAGTGAGCGCTGTAGAACAAACTCAGGTTTTGGTCGCTTTTGTTGGTCTTGTTATTCTATTCTTGATAGAGAGCATTCACCCCTTTTTTGATTTTTTTAAAGGATCCTTCAAAAACCGAGGGCGACATTTTTTGGCTAACATCAGTTTGGGAGTGGTAAATGCGCTTATGAATGCCCTGATATTTGTAGGGCTTTGGCTATGGGCATCTACATGGGCTGATAATCATAATTTCGGGTTACTAAACTGGCTGGAAAGCTCATTTCCCGCTTTCGCTGGATGGCCAAGGGTAGTAGTTGCGGTACTTATATTTGATATCTGGATGTACGCCTGGCACCGGATGAATCACCGAATACCCTTTCTATGGAGGTTTCATCGGGTTCATCATTCAGATCCCAATATGGATGTTTCTACAGCAACGAGGTTTCACACAGGTGAGATTTTGTTCTCTTCAATATTGAGAATTCCAATCATTATCATCACTGGATTGTACCTGTGGGAATTGCTGATTTATGGAATTTTGGTAGCTATCGTTGTTCAGTTTCATCATGCTAACATCAACCTCCCTGGCAAGATGGATTCTATTTTAAGATGGGTGATTGTGACCCCGCATATGCATAAAGTTCATCACTCTCGGTGGCAGCCGGAAACGGATTCAAACTACAGTACCATTTTTTCTTTTTGGGATCGGATTTGGAGCACATTTCGTCTACATGATCCTTTAGAAACAATTAAAATGGGTCTGGATGAATTTGATTCAGAAGAAGATCAGCAGGTGAAAGGAATGTTTTCCATGCCGTTTAGAGAAGGGAAGAAAGAAGAGTGA
- a CDS encoding SCO family protein, which yields MKKLLLLALPFLVIACGNNPDVIEDMGDASFKLVDADSNSVTFPDDFEGDYVVMGFIYTNCPDICSLITQNLVKIQKDLNYPEDVQFIAATFDPNRDTPSALKKYGNAFGVDKNFTFLTGDSTEVFALMDSARVRSQISLSRETESGEKLYFINHSDKIMVLDKQARVIFEYGGSQKMIPSLVVEDLNKVR from the coding sequence ATGAAGAAACTACTTTTATTAGCATTACCCTTTTTAGTAATTGCCTGCGGAAATAACCCGGATGTAATTGAAGATATGGGAGACGCTTCTTTCAAGTTGGTAGATGCAGATAGTAACAGCGTTACCTTCCCCGATGATTTTGAAGGCGATTATGTGGTGATGGGATTTATATATACCAATTGCCCGGATATATGCTCATTGATAACACAGAACCTGGTAAAGATCCAAAAAGACCTGAACTACCCGGAGGATGTTCAGTTTATAGCAGCTACTTTTGATCCAAACAGAGACACCCCATCAGCATTAAAAAAATATGGAAATGCATTTGGCGTGGATAAAAACTTCACCTTTCTAACGGGAGACTCCACCGAAGTTTTTGCACTGATGGACAGTGCTCGTGTTCGCAGCCAGATTTCGTTATCACGAGAAACCGAGAGTGGAGAGAAGTTGTATTTTATCAATCACTCAGACAAAATCATGGTTCTTGATAAACAAGCAAGGGTGATTTTTGAGTATGGCGGCAGCCAAAAAATGATCCCTTCTTTAGTCGTTGAAGATTTAAATAAAGTACGATGA